Proteins from one Peromyscus eremicus chromosome 8a, PerEre_H2_v1, whole genome shotgun sequence genomic window:
- the Tmem94 gene encoding transmembrane protein 94 isoform X1, whose protein sequence is MLFKQAELWLPHQGKHSTGEPPLALGLSTRKALSVLKEQLEAVLEKHLRERKKCLTWKETWRSSFLHLNNRCSCFHWPGASLMLLAVLLLLCCSGGQPAGSRGVELVNASALFLLLLLNLILIGRQDRLKRREVERRLRGIIDQIQDALRDGKEIKWPNAMYPDLHMPFAPSWSLHWAYRDGHLVNLPVSLLVEGDIIALRPGQESFASLRGIKDDEHIVLEPGDLFPPFSPPPSPRGEVKKGPQNPQQHRLFRVLETPVIDNIRWCLDTALSRPVTALDNERFTVQSVMLHYAVPVVLAGFLITNALRFMFSAPGVTSWQYTLLQLQVNGMLPILPLLFPVLWVLATACGEARVLAQMSKASPSSLLAKFSEDTLSSYTEAVSSQEMLRCIWGHFLRVIQGTSPTLSHSASLLHSLGSVTVLCCVDKQGILSWPNPSPETVLFFSGKVEPPHSSHEDLTDDLSTRSFCHPEVEEEPHERDALLAGSLNNTLHLSNEQECGDWPGDGPKPTEPHLHHQVHGRSKHPSGSNVSFSRDTEGGEEEPSKAQPGTEGDPYEAEDFVCDYHLEMLSLSQDQQNPSCIQFDDSNWQLHLTSLKPLGLNVLLNLCNASVTERLCRFSDHLCNIALQESHSAVLPVHVPWGLCELARLIGFTPGAKELFKQENHLALYRLPSAETVKETSLGRPSCVTKRRPPLSHMISLFIKDTATSTEQMLSHGTADVVLEACTDFWDGADIYPLSGSDRKKVLDFYQRACLSGYCSAFAYKPMNCTLSSQLNGKCIELVQVPGQNSIFTMCELPSTVPIKPNIRRNSWSSDEGIGEVLEKEDCMQALSGQIFMGMVSSQYQARLDIVRLIDGLVNACIRFVYFSLEDELKSKVFAEKMGLETGWNCHISLTPNGDMPGSEIPPSSPSHAGSLHDDLNQVSRDDAEGLLLLEEEGHSDLVSFQPTDSDIPSFLEDCNRAKLPRGIHQVRPHLQNIDNVPLLVPLFTDCTPDTMCEMIKIMQEYGEVTCCLGSSANLRNSCLFLQSDVSIALDPLYPSRCSWETFGYATSTTMAQASDGLSPLQLSGQLNSLPCSLTFRQEETISIIRLIEQARHATYGIRKCFLFLLQCQLTLVIIQFLSCLVQLPPLLSTTDILWLSCFCYPLLSISLLGKPPHSSIMSMATGKNLQSIPKKTQHYFLLCFLLKFSLTISSCLICFGFTLQSFCDSARARNLTNCSSVMLCSNDDRAPAWFGDFANGLLSAQKLTAALIVLHTVFISITHVHRTKPLWRKSPLTNLWWAVTVPVVLLGQVVQTVVDLQLWTHRDTRVHFGLEDVPLLTWLLGCLSLVLVVVTNEVVKLHEIRVRVRYQKRQKLQFETKLGMNSPF, encoded by the exons ATGCTTTTCAAGCAGGCAGAGCTATGGCTACCCCACCAGGGCAAGCACAGCACG GGAGAGCCCCCCTTGGCCCTGGGCCTGTCTACCCGGAAGGCCCTCAGTGTCCTGAAGGAACAGCTGGAGGCTGTGCTGGAGAAACACCTCAGAGAGCGGAAGAAATGTCTTACGTGGAAG GAGACATGGAGAAGCAGCTTCCTCCACCTTAACAATCGCTGCTCCTGTTTCCACTGGCCTGGGGCTTCTCTCATGCTGTTGGCTGTACTGCTGTTGCTCTGTTGCTCTGGGGGCCAGCCAGCCGGGAG CCGTGGAGTGGAGCTGGTAAATGCCTCTGCCCTGTTCCTGTTGCTGCTCCTCAATCTCATCCTCATTGGGCGGCAAGATCGGCTGAAGCGCCGGGAGGTGGAGCGCAGACTCCGGGGGATCATTGACCAGATCCAAG ATGCTCTCAGGGACGGAAAGGAGATCAAGTGGCCGAATGCCATGTATCCAGACCTCCACATGCCCTTTGCACCTTCCTGGTCCCTGCACTGGGCTTACAGAGATGGACACCTGGTCAACCTGCCAGTTAGCCTGTTGGTAGAAGGAGACATCATAGCCCTGAGGCCTGGCCAGGAGTCCTTCGCCTCCCTAAGGGGCATCAAG GATGACGAGCACATTGTCCTGGAGCCAGGAGACCTGTTCCCCCCTTTCTCTCCACCACCCTCACCGCGGGGAGAAGTGAAGAAAGGGCCACAGAATCCCCAGCAACACCGGCTCTTCCGAGTCCTGGAGACTCCTGTGATTGACAACATCAG ATGGTGCCTGGACACGGCCCTTTCGCGCCCAGTCACTGCTCTGGACAATGAAAGGTTCACAGTCCAGTCCGTGATGCTTCACTATGCTGTGCCGGTAGTCCTG GCTGGCTTTCTCATCACCAATGCCCTACGCTTCATGTTCAGTGCGCCTGGGGTCACTTCATGGCAGTACACCCTTCTCCAGCTCCAG GTGAATGGCATGCTGCCCAtcctccctctgctcttcccagTCCTCTGGGTCCTGGCTACCGCCTGTGGAGAAGCTCGTGTCCTGGCCCAGATGAGCAAGGCCTCGCCCAGCTCCCTG CTGGCCAAGTTCTCAGAGGATACTCTCAGCAGCTATACTGAAGCTGTCTCCTCTCAG GAAATGCTGCGCTGCATTTGGGGTCACTTTCTGAGGGTGATCCAGGGGACATCACCAACACTGAGCCACAGTGCCAGCCTGCTGCATAGCTTGGGCTCTGTTACG GTGCTGTGCTGTGTAGACAAGCAGGGGATCCTATCATGGCCAAATCCTAGCCCAGAAACTGTACTCTTCTTCAGCGGGAAGGTGGAACCCCCTCACAGCAGCCACGAGGACCTCACAGACGACCTGTCTACCCGCTCCTTCTGCCATCCTGAGGTAGAGGAGGAG CCCCATGAACGAGATGCCCTCCTTGCTGGCTCCCTGAACAATACCCTGCACCTTTCCAACGAGCAGGAGTGTGGTGACTGGCCTGGCGACGGTCCCAAGCCCACGGAGCCCCACTTGCATCACCAAGTACACGGGCGCAGCAAACACCCGTCTGGTTCCAACGTGAGCTTCAGCAGGGACACTGAAGGTGGAGAGGAAGAGCCCAGCAAG GCTCAGCCTGGGACAGAGGGTGACCCCTATGAGGCCGAGGACTTTGTGTGTGACTACCACCTGGAGATGCTGAGCCTGTCCCAAGATCAGCAGAACCCTTCCTGCATCCAGTTTGATGACTCCAACTGGCAGCTGCACCTCACCTCCCTCAAGCCGCTGGGCCTCAACGTGCTGCTGAATCTGTGTAACGCCAGCGTCACTGAGCGCCTCTGCCGCTTCTCCGACCACCTGTGCAACATCGCCCTGCAGGAGAGCCACAGTGCCGTGCTGCCCGTGCACGTGCCCTGGGGCCTCTGCGAGCTGGCCCGTCTCATAG GCTTCACCCCAGGGGCCAAAGAGCTCTTCAAGCAGGAGAACCACCTGGCACTCTACCGCCTCCCCAGTGCCGAGACTGTGAAGGAGACGTCCCTGGGGCGGCCCTCCTGTGTCACCAAGCGGCGCCCCCCACTCAGCCACATGATCAGCCTTTTCATCAAAGACACTGCCACTA GCACAGAACAGATGCTGTCCCATGGCACTGCTGACGTGGTCTTGGAGGCCTGCACAGACTTCTGGGATGGTGCTGACATCTACCCTCTCTCGGGTTCTGACAG AAAGAAAGTGCTGGATTTCTACCAGCGAGCCTGCCTCTCTGGTTATTGCTCTGCCTTTGCCTACAAGCCCATGAACTGCACCCTGTCCTCTCAGCTCAATGGCAAGTGCATTGAGCTGGTGCAGGTACCTGGCCAGAACAGCATCTTCACCATGTGCGAGCTGCCTAGCACTGTCCCCATCAAGCCAAACATCCGCCGCAACAGCTGGAGTTCTGATG AAGGGATCGGggaggtgctggagaaggaagacTGCATGCAGGCCCTGAGCGGTCAGATCTTCATGGGCATGGTGTCCTCCCAGTACCAGGCCCGACTGGACATTGTGCGCCTCATCGATGGGCTGGTCAACGCCTGCATCCGCTTTGTCTACTTCTCTTTGGAGGATGAGCTCAAAAGCAAG GTGTTTGCTGAAAAGATGGGCCTGGAGACAGGCTGGAACTGCCACATCTCCCTCACGCCCAACGGTGACATGCCTGGCTCTGAgatccctccctccagccccagccatGCGGGCTCTCTCCATGATGACCTGAATCAGG TGTCCCGAGATGATGCAGAAGGACTCCTCCTCTTGGAGGAGGAGGGTCACTCAGACCTTGTCAGCTTCCAGCCTACGGACAGTGACATCCCCAGCTTCCTGGAGGACTGCAACCGG GCCAAGCTGCCCCGGGGCATCCATCAGGTGCGGCCCCATCTGCAGAACATTGACAACGTCCCGCTGTTGGTGCCCCTCTTCACTGACTGTACCCCTGACA CCATGTGTGAGATGATAAAGATCATGCAGGAGTATGGGGAAGTGACCTGCTGCCTGGGCAGCTCTGCCAACCTGCGGAacagctgcctcttcctccagagtgaTGTCAG CATTGCCCTGGATCCCCTGTACCCATCCCGATGCTCCTGGGAGACTTTTGGTTATGCCACCAGCACCACCATGGCCCAGGCCTCCGATGGCCTTTCTCCCCTGCAGCTATCAGGGCAACTCAACAGCCTGCCTTGCTCCCTGACCTTTCGCCAGGAAGAGACCATCAGCATCATCCGGCTCATTGAGCAG GCTCGGCACGCCACCTATGGCATCCGGAAGTGCTTCCTCTTCCTGTTGCAGTGCCAGCTGACCCTTGTGATCATTCAG TTCCTTTCTTGTCTGGTCCAGCTTCCACCACTCCTGAGTACCACAGACATCTTATGGCTGTCCTGCTTCTGTTACCCTCTGCTCAG CATCTCTCTATTGGGGAAACCACCACATAGCTCCATCATGTCTATGGCAACAGGCAAAAATCTTCAATCCATTCCTAAGAAG ACCCAGCACTACTtcttgctctgcttcctgctcaaGTTCAGCCTTACCATCAGCTCGTGCCTCATCTGCTTTGGCTTCACACTGCAGAGCTTCTGTGACAGTGCCCGGGCCCGCAACCTCACCAACTGCTCCTCAGTCATGCTTTGCAG CAATGATGACAGAGCTCCAGCCTGGTTTGGGGATTTTGCCAATGGGTTGCTGTCAGCTCAGAAGCTCACAGCTGCCCTGATTGTTCTGCACACAG TCTTTATCTCCATCACCCATGTACATCGCACCAAGCCTCTGTGGAGAAAGAGCCCCTTGACAAACCTCTGGTGGGCAGTGACGGTGCCCGTAGT gcTCCTAGGCCAGGTGGTCCAGACAGTTGTGGACCTGCAGCTGTGGACACATAGGGACACACGTGTCCACTTTGGCCTAGAGGATGTACCCCTGCTGACATGGCTCCTGGGCTGTCTGTCCCTGGTCCTTGTGGTAGTCACCAATGAGGTtgtgaaactgcatgagattcg GGTCCGTGTCCGCTACCAGAAGCGACAGAAGCTGCAGTTTGAAACGAAGCTGGGCATGAACTCTCCCTTCTGA
- the Tmem94 gene encoding transmembrane protein 94 isoform X2, producing the protein MLFKQAELWLPHQGKHSTGEPPLALGLSTRKALSVLKEQLEAVLEKHLRERKKCLTWKETWRSSFLHLNNRCSCFHWPGASLMLLAVLLLLCCSGGQPAGSRGVELVNASALFLLLLLNLILIGRQDRLKRREVERRLRGIIDQIQDALRDGKEIKWPNAMYPDLHMPFAPSWSLHWAYRDGHLVNLPVSLLVEGDIIALRPGQESFASLRGIKDDEHIVLEPGDLFPPFSPPPSPRGEVKKGPQNPQQHRLFRVLETPVIDNIRWCLDTALSRPVTALDNERFTVQSVMLHYAVPVVLAGFLITNALRFMFSAPGVTSWQYTLLQLQVNGMLPILPLLFPVLWVLATACGEARVLAQMSKASPSSLLAKFSEDTLSSYTEAVSSQEMLRCIWGHFLRVIQGTSPTLSHSASLLHSLGSVTVLCCVDKQGILSWPNPSPETVLFFSGKVEPPHSSHEDLTDDLSTRSFCHPEVEEEPHERDALLAGSLNNTLHLSNEQECGDWPGDGPKPTEPHLHHQVHGRSKHPSGSNVSFSRDTEGGEEEPSKAQPGTEGDPYEAEDFVCDYHLEMLSLSQDQQNPSCIQFDDSNWQLHLTSLKPLGLNVLLNLCNASVTERLCRFSDHLCNIALQESHSAVLPVHVPWGLCELARLIGFTPGAKELFKQENHLALYRLPSAETVKETSLGRPSCVTKRRPPLSHMISLFIKDTATSTEQMLSHGTADVVLEACTDFWDGADIYPLSGSDRKKVLDFYQRACLSGYCSAFAYKPMNCTLSSQLNGKCIELVQVPGQNSIFTMCELPSTVPIKPNIRRNSWSSDGIGEVLEKEDCMQALSGQIFMGMVSSQYQARLDIVRLIDGLVNACIRFVYFSLEDELKSKVFAEKMGLETGWNCHISLTPNGDMPGSEIPPSSPSHAGSLHDDLNQVSRDDAEGLLLLEEEGHSDLVSFQPTDSDIPSFLEDCNRAKLPRGIHQVRPHLQNIDNVPLLVPLFTDCTPDTMCEMIKIMQEYGEVTCCLGSSANLRNSCLFLQSDVSIALDPLYPSRCSWETFGYATSTTMAQASDGLSPLQLSGQLNSLPCSLTFRQEETISIIRLIEQARHATYGIRKCFLFLLQCQLTLVIIQFLSCLVQLPPLLSTTDILWLSCFCYPLLSISLLGKPPHSSIMSMATGKNLQSIPKKTQHYFLLCFLLKFSLTISSCLICFGFTLQSFCDSARARNLTNCSSVMLCSNDDRAPAWFGDFANGLLSAQKLTAALIVLHTVFISITHVHRTKPLWRKSPLTNLWWAVTVPVVLLGQVVQTVVDLQLWTHRDTRVHFGLEDVPLLTWLLGCLSLVLVVVTNEVVKLHEIRVRVRYQKRQKLQFETKLGMNSPF; encoded by the exons ATGCTTTTCAAGCAGGCAGAGCTATGGCTACCCCACCAGGGCAAGCACAGCACG GGAGAGCCCCCCTTGGCCCTGGGCCTGTCTACCCGGAAGGCCCTCAGTGTCCTGAAGGAACAGCTGGAGGCTGTGCTGGAGAAACACCTCAGAGAGCGGAAGAAATGTCTTACGTGGAAG GAGACATGGAGAAGCAGCTTCCTCCACCTTAACAATCGCTGCTCCTGTTTCCACTGGCCTGGGGCTTCTCTCATGCTGTTGGCTGTACTGCTGTTGCTCTGTTGCTCTGGGGGCCAGCCAGCCGGGAG CCGTGGAGTGGAGCTGGTAAATGCCTCTGCCCTGTTCCTGTTGCTGCTCCTCAATCTCATCCTCATTGGGCGGCAAGATCGGCTGAAGCGCCGGGAGGTGGAGCGCAGACTCCGGGGGATCATTGACCAGATCCAAG ATGCTCTCAGGGACGGAAAGGAGATCAAGTGGCCGAATGCCATGTATCCAGACCTCCACATGCCCTTTGCACCTTCCTGGTCCCTGCACTGGGCTTACAGAGATGGACACCTGGTCAACCTGCCAGTTAGCCTGTTGGTAGAAGGAGACATCATAGCCCTGAGGCCTGGCCAGGAGTCCTTCGCCTCCCTAAGGGGCATCAAG GATGACGAGCACATTGTCCTGGAGCCAGGAGACCTGTTCCCCCCTTTCTCTCCACCACCCTCACCGCGGGGAGAAGTGAAGAAAGGGCCACAGAATCCCCAGCAACACCGGCTCTTCCGAGTCCTGGAGACTCCTGTGATTGACAACATCAG ATGGTGCCTGGACACGGCCCTTTCGCGCCCAGTCACTGCTCTGGACAATGAAAGGTTCACAGTCCAGTCCGTGATGCTTCACTATGCTGTGCCGGTAGTCCTG GCTGGCTTTCTCATCACCAATGCCCTACGCTTCATGTTCAGTGCGCCTGGGGTCACTTCATGGCAGTACACCCTTCTCCAGCTCCAG GTGAATGGCATGCTGCCCAtcctccctctgctcttcccagTCCTCTGGGTCCTGGCTACCGCCTGTGGAGAAGCTCGTGTCCTGGCCCAGATGAGCAAGGCCTCGCCCAGCTCCCTG CTGGCCAAGTTCTCAGAGGATACTCTCAGCAGCTATACTGAAGCTGTCTCCTCTCAG GAAATGCTGCGCTGCATTTGGGGTCACTTTCTGAGGGTGATCCAGGGGACATCACCAACACTGAGCCACAGTGCCAGCCTGCTGCATAGCTTGGGCTCTGTTACG GTGCTGTGCTGTGTAGACAAGCAGGGGATCCTATCATGGCCAAATCCTAGCCCAGAAACTGTACTCTTCTTCAGCGGGAAGGTGGAACCCCCTCACAGCAGCCACGAGGACCTCACAGACGACCTGTCTACCCGCTCCTTCTGCCATCCTGAGGTAGAGGAGGAG CCCCATGAACGAGATGCCCTCCTTGCTGGCTCCCTGAACAATACCCTGCACCTTTCCAACGAGCAGGAGTGTGGTGACTGGCCTGGCGACGGTCCCAAGCCCACGGAGCCCCACTTGCATCACCAAGTACACGGGCGCAGCAAACACCCGTCTGGTTCCAACGTGAGCTTCAGCAGGGACACTGAAGGTGGAGAGGAAGAGCCCAGCAAG GCTCAGCCTGGGACAGAGGGTGACCCCTATGAGGCCGAGGACTTTGTGTGTGACTACCACCTGGAGATGCTGAGCCTGTCCCAAGATCAGCAGAACCCTTCCTGCATCCAGTTTGATGACTCCAACTGGCAGCTGCACCTCACCTCCCTCAAGCCGCTGGGCCTCAACGTGCTGCTGAATCTGTGTAACGCCAGCGTCACTGAGCGCCTCTGCCGCTTCTCCGACCACCTGTGCAACATCGCCCTGCAGGAGAGCCACAGTGCCGTGCTGCCCGTGCACGTGCCCTGGGGCCTCTGCGAGCTGGCCCGTCTCATAG GCTTCACCCCAGGGGCCAAAGAGCTCTTCAAGCAGGAGAACCACCTGGCACTCTACCGCCTCCCCAGTGCCGAGACTGTGAAGGAGACGTCCCTGGGGCGGCCCTCCTGTGTCACCAAGCGGCGCCCCCCACTCAGCCACATGATCAGCCTTTTCATCAAAGACACTGCCACTA GCACAGAACAGATGCTGTCCCATGGCACTGCTGACGTGGTCTTGGAGGCCTGCACAGACTTCTGGGATGGTGCTGACATCTACCCTCTCTCGGGTTCTGACAG AAAGAAAGTGCTGGATTTCTACCAGCGAGCCTGCCTCTCTGGTTATTGCTCTGCCTTTGCCTACAAGCCCATGAACTGCACCCTGTCCTCTCAGCTCAATGGCAAGTGCATTGAGCTGGTGCAGGTACCTGGCCAGAACAGCATCTTCACCATGTGCGAGCTGCCTAGCACTGTCCCCATCAAGCCAAACATCCGCCGCAACAGCTGGAGTTCTGATG GGATCGGggaggtgctggagaaggaagacTGCATGCAGGCCCTGAGCGGTCAGATCTTCATGGGCATGGTGTCCTCCCAGTACCAGGCCCGACTGGACATTGTGCGCCTCATCGATGGGCTGGTCAACGCCTGCATCCGCTTTGTCTACTTCTCTTTGGAGGATGAGCTCAAAAGCAAG GTGTTTGCTGAAAAGATGGGCCTGGAGACAGGCTGGAACTGCCACATCTCCCTCACGCCCAACGGTGACATGCCTGGCTCTGAgatccctccctccagccccagccatGCGGGCTCTCTCCATGATGACCTGAATCAGG TGTCCCGAGATGATGCAGAAGGACTCCTCCTCTTGGAGGAGGAGGGTCACTCAGACCTTGTCAGCTTCCAGCCTACGGACAGTGACATCCCCAGCTTCCTGGAGGACTGCAACCGG GCCAAGCTGCCCCGGGGCATCCATCAGGTGCGGCCCCATCTGCAGAACATTGACAACGTCCCGCTGTTGGTGCCCCTCTTCACTGACTGTACCCCTGACA CCATGTGTGAGATGATAAAGATCATGCAGGAGTATGGGGAAGTGACCTGCTGCCTGGGCAGCTCTGCCAACCTGCGGAacagctgcctcttcctccagagtgaTGTCAG CATTGCCCTGGATCCCCTGTACCCATCCCGATGCTCCTGGGAGACTTTTGGTTATGCCACCAGCACCACCATGGCCCAGGCCTCCGATGGCCTTTCTCCCCTGCAGCTATCAGGGCAACTCAACAGCCTGCCTTGCTCCCTGACCTTTCGCCAGGAAGAGACCATCAGCATCATCCGGCTCATTGAGCAG GCTCGGCACGCCACCTATGGCATCCGGAAGTGCTTCCTCTTCCTGTTGCAGTGCCAGCTGACCCTTGTGATCATTCAG TTCCTTTCTTGTCTGGTCCAGCTTCCACCACTCCTGAGTACCACAGACATCTTATGGCTGTCCTGCTTCTGTTACCCTCTGCTCAG CATCTCTCTATTGGGGAAACCACCACATAGCTCCATCATGTCTATGGCAACAGGCAAAAATCTTCAATCCATTCCTAAGAAG ACCCAGCACTACTtcttgctctgcttcctgctcaaGTTCAGCCTTACCATCAGCTCGTGCCTCATCTGCTTTGGCTTCACACTGCAGAGCTTCTGTGACAGTGCCCGGGCCCGCAACCTCACCAACTGCTCCTCAGTCATGCTTTGCAG CAATGATGACAGAGCTCCAGCCTGGTTTGGGGATTTTGCCAATGGGTTGCTGTCAGCTCAGAAGCTCACAGCTGCCCTGATTGTTCTGCACACAG TCTTTATCTCCATCACCCATGTACATCGCACCAAGCCTCTGTGGAGAAAGAGCCCCTTGACAAACCTCTGGTGGGCAGTGACGGTGCCCGTAGT gcTCCTAGGCCAGGTGGTCCAGACAGTTGTGGACCTGCAGCTGTGGACACATAGGGACACACGTGTCCACTTTGGCCTAGAGGATGTACCCCTGCTGACATGGCTCCTGGGCTGTCTGTCCCTGGTCCTTGTGGTAGTCACCAATGAGGTtgtgaaactgcatgagattcg GGTCCGTGTCCGCTACCAGAAGCGACAGAAGCTGCAGTTTGAAACGAAGCTGGGCATGAACTCTCCCTTCTGA